The genomic interval GCCCGAGCCGCCACCGGCGAGATAGCCCTCAGCCCCGCCCTCGACATGTCCACTCTCGCCGTCTCGGTCTGGCGGGCAAGGGGTTCCGTGGACTGACGGCCACCTGTCAGCGCGTGGTCCGGAGCGGTGCGCGCTCGAGTTCGCGAAGAGCGGTGCGAAGTCCTCTGCGTCTGCCGTCGGGCCCGGGGCCGAAATGGGTTCGCAAACCCTCGCGGACGGCGAAGCGCAGTTCCGAGGCGGTCTCCGGGGCGTCGTCGGGGGTGGCGGCGAGCAAGGCGTTGGGGAGGGCGAGTTTGGCGATGGTGCGGAACGTCTGCAGGTATTGGTGGCCCAGCGAACCGGTGGTGTAGGGGAGATCGTATTTGTCGCACAGTTCGCGGACTCGGACGGCGATCTCTTCGTACCGGTTGCTCGGCAGATCGGGGAAGAGGTGGTGCTCGATCTGGTGGCTGAGATTGCCGCTCATGAAACGCATCAGCGGTCCGGCGCGGAAGTTGGCCGATCCCAGCATCTGTCGCAGGTACCAGCGCGGGCGGTCCTCGGCCTCGAACTCGGCCGTGGTGAATTTCTCGGCGCCGTCGGGGAAGTGGCCGCAGAAGATCACCAGATACGCCCAGTAGTTGCGGACGATATTCGCGGTGGCATCGGCCGTCAGCGTCGTCTTCCAATTCCGGCCCGACAGCGCGGGGAAGATCAGGTAATCCTTCGCCGCCTGCTTGCCGACCTTGGTGCCGATGATGCGCAGATCCTTGAGCGCCTGCCGCCAGGTCTTCTCCTTGTTGCGGAGCTTCTCGACCTCGAGATGGTGCAGTGCGACGCCCCACTCGAAGAAGGTCGCGAGCACCAGGTTGTAGATCGGATTGCCGATATTCCACCACTCCCACCGCTGGTCGCGGGTGATGCGCAGCACGCCGTAGCCCACATCGTCGTCCATGCCGACGACGTTGGTGTACTTGTGATGGACGAAGTTGTGCGAATGTTTCCACTGCACGCTGGGACAGGTGGTGTCCCACTCCCACGACGAGGAGTGGATTTCCGGGTCGTTCATCCAATCCCATTGCCCGTGCATCACATTGTGCCCGAGTTCCATGTTCTCGATGATCTTCGCCAGCGAGAGCATCGCCGTGCCCGCGAGCCAGGCGGCCCGGCGGTTGCTGAACATCAGGGTCGCGCGCCCGCCGACGGCCAGCAGGCGCTGCAGCGCGATGGCGCGCCGGATATAGGCGGCGTCGCGTTCGCCGCGGGATTCCTCGATATCGCGGCGGATGGCGTCGAGTTCGGCCCCCAGCGCCTCGACGTCGTCGGGAGTCAGGTGCGCGTAGGCGTCGATGTCGGTGATGGCCATTTACCCTCCTACAGATCGAGAGTGCAGTCGCCGGACACGCTGCTGATGCATGTCTGGATTCGTTCTCCTTCGCGCCGCTCCACACCGGTGCGCAGATCGCGCACATAACCTCCGGCCAGTGGGACGACGCAGGTTTGGCAGATACCCATCCGGCAGCCGAAGGGCATCGCGATGCCGAGCTTCTCGCCCGCTTCGAGAAGAGTGGTGGCGCCGTCGATCCGGGCCTCCTTGTGCGAGACGGCGAAATGGACCGTCCCGCCCTCACCGCCGTGATCGGTGCGGGCGATGGTGAATCGCTCGACGTGCAGGCGGTGGCGCAGCCCGCCCGCCTCGTAGTGCGATTCCAGCGCGTCCAGCAGCGCCGGCGGACCGCACGCCCAGCATTCGCGTTCGCGCCAGTCCGGCACCCATTCGTCGAGCCGCGCGGCGTCGAATTTGCCCATCTCCCTGGTGAGTTGGAGATTCAGGTGATAAGCGCTCGAGTCGTCGGCGAGGGCTTCCATCTCGTCGAGGAAGATGACGTCGTCACGGGTGGGGGCGGAATGGATGTGACAGATGTCGGGTGTCTCGCCGCGGGCGGCGAGCGCTCGCAGCATCGCGATCACCGGAGTGATGCCGCTGCCGGCCGTGACGAAGAGAATCTGTCCCGGAACAGGTTGCGGCAGATGGAAATCCCCCTTGGGCGCCGCCAGCCGGATGATGGTGTCCGGCTTGACGCCGTCGACCAGATGCGTCGACAGGAAACCGTCGGGATTGGCCTTGACCGTGATCGAGATGGTCTTGTCGCGCTCCGAGCCGATCGAGGTCAGCGAATAGGACCGCCAGTGCCATCGGCCGTCGATCTGCAGGCCGATACCGACGTACTGCCCGGGCTCGTACGAGGCCGGAAAGCCCCAGCCCGGACGGATTGTCACGGTGGCCGTATCCGTGGTCTCCTTGACCACGTCGACCACCTTGCCGCGCAACTCGCGGGCGGTCCACAGCGGGTTGGCCAGGCGGAGATAGTCGTCCGGCAGCAGCGGTGTGGTGGCGCGGGCCACCAGCCCGCGCAGGATGTTGACTCCCGGATTGCGCGCGCCGACCCCCGCGGCGGGACGCTTGCTCCACTTCAACAGGTCCAAGGCGATTCCTCCTCCTGTGTACGAACGTACACTGGAATCGCCGCGATGCCCAGTG from Nocardia wallacei carries:
- a CDS encoding fatty acid desaturase family protein, with protein sequence MAITDIDAYAHLTPDDVEALGAELDAIRRDIEESRGERDAAYIRRAIALQRLLAVGGRATLMFSNRRAAWLAGTAMLSLAKIIENMELGHNVMHGQWDWMNDPEIHSSSWEWDTTCPSVQWKHSHNFVHHKYTNVVGMDDDVGYGVLRITRDQRWEWWNIGNPIYNLVLATFFEWGVALHHLEVEKLRNKEKTWRQALKDLRIIGTKVGKQAAKDYLIFPALSGRNWKTTLTADATANIVRNYWAYLVIFCGHFPDGAEKFTTAEFEAEDRPRWYLRQMLGSANFRAGPLMRFMSGNLSHQIEHHLFPDLPSNRYEEIAVRVRELCDKYDLPYTTGSLGHQYLQTFRTIAKLALPNALLAATPDDAPETASELRFAVREGLRTHFGPGPDGRRRGLRTALRELERAPLRTTR
- a CDS encoding ferredoxin reductase, which encodes MDLLKWSKRPAAGVGARNPGVNILRGLVARATTPLLPDDYLRLANPLWTARELRGKVVDVVKETTDTATVTIRPGWGFPASYEPGQYVGIGLQIDGRWHWRSYSLTSIGSERDKTISITVKANPDGFLSTHLVDGVKPDTIIRLAAPKGDFHLPQPVPGQILFVTAGSGITPVIAMLRALAARGETPDICHIHSAPTRDDVIFLDEMEALADDSSAYHLNLQLTREMGKFDAARLDEWVPDWRERECWACGPPALLDALESHYEAGGLRHRLHVERFTIARTDHGGEGGTVHFAVSHKEARIDGATTLLEAGEKLGIAMPFGCRMGICQTCVVPLAGGYVRDLRTGVERREGERIQTCISSVSGDCTLDL